In Homo sapiens chromosome 11, GRCh38.p14 Primary Assembly, one DNA window encodes the following:
- the PHLDB1 gene encoding pleckstrin homology-like domain family B member 1 isoform X33, translating into MDALNRNQIGPGCQTQTMVQKGPLDLIETGKGLKVQTDKPHLVSLGSGRLSTAITLLPLEEGRTVIGSAARDISLQGPGLAPEHCYIENLRGTLTLYPCGNACTIDGLPVRQPTRLTQGCMLCLGQSTFLRFNHPAEAKWMKSMIPAGGRAPGPPYSPVPESESLVNGNHTPQTATRGPSACASHSSLVSSIEKDLQEIMDSLVLEEPGAAGKKPAATSPLSPMANGGRYLLSPPTSPGAMSVGSSYENTSPAFSPLSSPASSGSCASHSPSGQEPGPSVPPLVPARSSSYHLALQPPQSRPSGARSESPRLSRKGGHERPPSPGLRGLLTDSPAATVLAEARRATESPRLGGQLPVVAISLSEYPASGALSQPTSIPGSPKFQPPVPAPRNKIGTLQDRPPSPFREPPGSERVLTTSPSRQLVGRTFSDGLATRTLQPPESPRLGRRGLDSMRELPPLSPSLSRRALSPLPTRTTPDPKLNREVAESPRPRRWAAHGASPEDFSLTLGARGRRTRSPSPTLGESLAPHKGSFSGRLSPAYSLGSLTGASPCQSPCVQRKLSSGDLRVPVTRERKNSITEISDNEDDLLEYHRRQRQERLREQEMERLERQRLETILNLCAEYSRADGGPEAGELPSIGEATAALALAGRRPSRGLAGASGRSSEEPGVATQRLWESMERSDEENLKEECSSTESTQQEHEDAPSTKLQGEVLALEEERAQVLGHVEQLKVRVKELEQQLQESAREAEMERALLQGEREAERALLQKEQKAVDQLQEKLVALETGIQKERDKEAEALETETKLFEDLEFQQLERESRVEEERELAGQGLLRSKAELLRSIAKRKERLAILDSQAGQIRAQAVQESERLARDKNASLQLLQKEKEKLTVLERRYHSLTGGRPFPKTTSTLKEVYRSKMDGEATSPLPRTRSGPLPSSSGSSSSSSQLSVATLGRSPSPKSALLTQNGTGSLPRNLAATLQDIETKRQLALQQKGQQVIEEQRRRLAELKQKAAAEAQCQWDALHGAAPFPAGPSGFPPLMHHSILHHLPAGRERGEEGEHAYDTLSLESSDSMETSISTGGNSACSPDNMSSASGLDMGKIEEMEKMLKEAHAEKNRLMESREREMELRRQALEEERRRREQVERRLQSESARRQQLVEKEVKMREKQFSQARPLTRYLPIRKEDFDLKTHIESSGHGVDTCLHVVLSSKVCRGYLVKMGGKIKSWKKRWFVFDRLKRTLSYYVDKHETKLKGVIYFQAIEEVYYDHLRSAAKSPNPALTFCVKTHDRLYYMVAPSAEAMRIWMDVIVTGAEGYTQFMN; encoded by the exons AAAGGACCCTTGGACCTGATCGAGACAGGCAAAGGGCTGAAAGTGCAAACGGACAAACCCCACCTGGTGAGCCTGGGCAGTGGGCGACTCAGCACAGCCATCACCCTCCTGCCGCTGGAGGAAG GGAGGACGGTGATTGGCTCTGCAGCCAGAGACATCTCACTACAGGGCCCAGGCCTGGCTCCAGAGCACTGCTACATCGAGAACCTGCGGGGCACCCTCACCCTCTACCCCTGTGGCAATGCCTGCACTATTGATGGGCTCCCTGTCCGGCAGCCTACCCGGCTCACTCAGG GCTGCATGTTGTGCCTGGGTCAGTCCACCTTCCTTCGCTTTAACCACCCGGCTGAAGCCAAGTGGATGAAAAGCATGATTCCAGCAGGGGGCCGAGCCCCTGGGCCCCCCTACAGCCCTGTTCCTG AATCAGAAAGTCTGGTAAATGGGAACCACACCCCACAGACTGCAACACGGGGACCCTCTGCCTGTGCCAGCCACAGTTCCCTGGTGAGCTCTATTGAGAAGGACCTGCAAGAGATCATGGACTCACTGGTGCTAGAGGAGCCTGGAGCTGCTGGCAAGAAGCCTGCCGCAACCTCTCCACTGTCACCGATGGCTAATGGTGGGCGCTACCTGCTGTCTCCCCCAACCAGCCCCGGCGCCATGTCTGTGGGCTCCAGCTATGAGAACACCTCTCCAGCCTTCTCTCCACTCTCTTCACCAGCCAGCAGTGGAAGCTGTGCCAGTCACTCACCCAGTGGGCAAGAGCCAGGACCTTCTGTGCCCCCGCTGGTACCTGCCCGTTCCTCCAGCTACCATCTGGCCCTACAGCCCCCACAGTCCCGCCCAAGTGGTGCTCGCTCCGAGAGTCCTCGGCTGAGCAGGAAAGGGGGCCATGAGAGgcctcccagccctggcctccgGGGTCTGCTGACAGACAGCCCTGCAGCTACTGTCTTGGCGGAGGCCCGGAGAGCCACTGAGAGCCCCCGGCTGGGTGGGCAGCTGCCTGTGGTGGCCATCAGCCTGAGTGAATACCCAGCTTCTGGTGCTCTCAGTCAACCCACCAGCATTCCTGGCAGCCCCAAGTTTCAGCCTCCAGTCCCTGCTCCCCGAAACAAGATTGGCACACTCCAGGACCGCCCTCCCAGCCCTTTCCGTGAGCCTCCAGGCAGTGAGCGGGTGCTAACAACCAGCCCCTCACGCCAACTGGTGGGCCGAACATTTTCAGATGGGTTAGCCACCCGTACCCTGCAGCCTCCTGAGAGTCCCCGCCTGGGCCGGCGGGGCCTGGACAGTATGCGAGAACTACCCCCCTTAAGTCCATCTCTGTCCCGGCGAGCTCTCTCCCCGCTGCCCACCCGGACCACCCCAGATCCCAAGCTAAACAGGGAAGTGGCAGAGAGTCCTCGGCCCCGGCGCTGGGCAGCCCATGGGGCTTCACCAGAGGACTTCTCCCTGACGCTGGGGGCACGGGGCCGTAGGACACGGAGCCCCTCACCCACACTGGGTGAGTCTCTGGCACCCCACAAGGGCAGCTTCAGTGGCAGGCTGAGCCCAGCCTACAGTCTGGGCTCTCTTACTGGGGCTTCACCCTGCCAGAGTCCCTGTGTCCAGAGGAAGCTCTCCAGCGGGGACTTGCGGGTGCCTGTCACAAGGGAGCGGAAAAATAGCATCACAGAGATCAGTGACAATGAGGACGACCTCCTGGAGTACCACCGGCGACAGCGCCAAGAGCGGCTCCGGGAGCAGGAGATGGAGAGGCTG GAACGCCAGCGCCTGGAGACCATCCTGAACCTGTGTGCCGAATACAGCCGGGCTGATGGGGGACCTGAGGCTGGGGAGCTTCCCAGCATTGGGGAGGCCACCGCAGCATTGGCACTGGCAGGCCGGAGGCCCTCACGAGGCCTTGCAGGGGCCTCTGGGCGGAGCAGCGAGGAGCCTGGCGTTGCCACCCAACGCCTATGGGAGAGTATGGAGCGCTCAGATGAGGAAAATCTCAAGGAGGAGTGCAGCAGCACTGAGAGCACCCAGCAGGAG CACGAAGATGCACCTAGCACCAAGCTCCAGGGAGAGGTGCTAGCCCTGGAAGAAGAGCGGGCTCAGGTGCTGGGGCACGTGGAGCAGCTCAAGGTCCGTGTGAAGGAGCTAGAGCAGCAGCTGCAGGAGTCAGCCCGAGAG GCCGAAATGGAGCGGGCACTgctgcagggagagagggaggcagagcgGGCACTGCTGCAGAAGGAGCAGAAGGCAGTGGATCAGCTGCAGGAGAAGCTGGTGGCCTTGGAGACAGGCATCCAGAAGGAGAGGGACAAG GAGGCAGAGGCCCTGGAGACTGAGACAAAGCTCTTTGAGGACTTGGAGTTCCAGCAGTTGGAGCGGGAGAGCCGCGTGGAGGAGGAGCGCGAGCTGGCCGGCCAGGGGCTGCTCCGGAGCAAGGCTGAGCTGCTCCGCAGCATCGCCAAGAGGAAG GAGCGCCTGGCCATCCTGGACAGTCAGGCTGGGCAGATCCGGGCTCAGGCCGTGCAGGAATCAGAACGCCTGGCCCGGGACAAGAATGCCTCCTTACAGCTGCTGCAAAAG GAGAAGGAGAAGCTGACTGTGCTGGAAAGGAGATACCACTCACTCACAGGGGGCAGGCCTTTCCCGAAGACCACATCGACCCTCAAAGAG GTTTACCGCTCCAAGATGGATGGCGAGGCCACCAGCCCCCTTCCCCGGACCCGCAGcggccccctcccctcctcctctggctcttcctcctcctcctcccagctcaGCGTGGCTACCCTGGGGCGTAGCCCCTCCCCAAAG AGCGCTCTACTCACCCAGAATGGCACGGGCAGCCTTCCTCGCAACCTGGCAGCCACACTGCAGGACATCGAGACCAAGCGCCAACTAGCTCTGCAGCAGAAGG GACAACAAGTGATTGAAGAGCAGCGGCGGCGACTGGCTGAGCTGAAGCAGAAAGCGGCAGCTGAGGCACAGTGCCAGTGGGATGCCCTTCACGGGGCAGCACCCTTCCCAGCGGGCCCCTCGGGCTTCCCCCCTCTCATGCACCACTCTATCCTACACCACCTGCCTGCGGGGCGGGAGCGTGGGGAGGAGGGTGAGCACGCCTATGATACGCTGAGTCTGGAGAGCTCTGACAGCATGGAGACCAGCATCTCCACCGGGGGCAACTCGGCCTGCTCCCCTGACAACATGTCCAG cGCGAGTGGTCTGGACATGGGGAAGATCGAGGAGATGGAGAAGATGCTGAAAGAGGCTCATGCAGAGAAGAACCGGCTCATGGAGTCGAGG GAGCGGGAGATGGAGCTGCGGCGGCAGGCCCTGGAGGAGGAGCGGCGGAGGCGTGAGCAGGTAGAACGGAGGCTGCAGAGTGAGAGTGCCCGGAGGCAGCAGCTGGTCGAGAAGGAGGTCAAGATGCGGGAGAAACAATTTTCCCAG GCACGACCCCTGACCCGCTACCTGCCAATCCGGAAGGAGGACTTTGACCTGAAGACACATATTGAGTCATCGGGCCATGGTGTTGATACCTGCCTGCACGTGGTGCTCAGCAGCAAG GTCTGCCGTGGCTACTTGGTCAAGATGGGCGGCAAGATTAAATCATGGAAGAAGCGCTGGTTTGTCTTCGACCGGCTCAAGCGCACCCTTTCCTATTATGTGG
- the PHLDB1 gene encoding pleckstrin homology-like domain family B member 1 isoform X5, translating to MCAWRAKAAAERTPARPGGPLATAMHRLGRGRGRPPGTQELWSLRTMDALNRNQIGPGCQTQTMVQKGPLDLIETGKGLKVQTDKPHLVSLGSGRLSTAITLLPLEEGRTVIGSAARDISLQGPGLAPEHCYIENLRGTLTLYPCGNACTIDGLPVRQPTRLTQGCMLCLGQSTFLRFNHPAEAKWMKSMIPAGGRAPGPPYSPVPAESESLVNGNHTPQTATRGPSACASHSSLVSSIEKDLQEIMDSLVLEEPGAAGKKPAATSPLSPMANGGRYLLSPPTSPGAMSVGSSYENTSPAFSPLSSPASSGSCASHSPSGQEPGPSVPPLVPARSSSYHLALQPPQSRPSGARSESPRLSRKGGHERPPSPGLRGLLTDSPAATVLAEARRATESPRLGGQLPVVAISLSEYPASGALSQPTSIPGSPKFQPPVPAPRNKIGTLQDRPPSPFREPPGSERVLTTSPSRQLVGRTFSDGLATRTLQPPESPRLGRRGLDSMRELPPLSPSLSRRALSPLPTRTTPDPKLNREVAESPRPRRWAAHGASPEDFSLTLGARGRRTRSPSPTLGESLAPHKGSFSGRLSPAYSLGSLTGASPCQSPCVQRKLSSGDLRVPVTRERKNSITEISDNEDDLLEYHRRQRQERLREQEMERLERQRLETILNLCAEYSRADGGPEAGELPSIGEATAALALAGRRPSRGLAGASGRSSEEPGVATQRLWESMERSDEENLKEECSSTESTQQEHEDAPSTKLQGEVLALEEERAQVLGHVEQLKVRVKELEQQLQESAREAEMERALLQGEREAERALLQKEQKAVDQLQEKLVALETGIQKERDKERAELAAGRRHLEARQALYAELQTQLDNCPESVREQLQEQLRREAEALETETKLFEDLEFQQLERESRVEEERELAGQGLLRSKAELLRSIAKRKERLAILDSQAGQIRAQAVQESERLARDKNASLQLLQKEKEKLTVLERRYHSLTGGRPFPKTTSTLKEAELLISESSEMGLGTKALGLFPGSSQAGASSVSLTPPASTLLCPKAQEYVMLEQLKVMRGTSPMPPAPVPGLSPWASASRDLVPTTCLPPMLPSSSFASITPSPKMEKLLLPAVDLEQWYQELMAGLGTGPAAASPHSSPPPLPAKASRQLQVYRSKMDGEATSPLPRTRSGPLPSSSGSSSSSSQLSVATLGRSPSPKSALLTQNGTGSLPRNLAATLQDIETKRQLALQQKGQQVIEEQRRRLAELKQKAAAEAQCQWDALHGAAPFPAGPSGFPPLMHHSILHHLPAGRERGEEGEHAYDTLSLESSDSMETSISTGGNSACSPDNMSSASGLDMGKIEEMEKMLKEAHAEKNRLMESREREMELRRQALEEERRRREQVERRLQSESARRQQLVEKEVKMREKQFSQARPLTRYLPIRKEDFDLKTHIESSGHGVDTCLHVVLSSKVCRGYLVKMGGKIKSWKKRWFVFDRLKRTLSYYVDKHETKLKGVIYFQAIEEVYYDHLRSAAKSPNPALTFCVKTHDRLYYMVAPSAEAMRIWMDVIVTGAEGYTQFMN from the exons AAAGGACCCTTGGACCTGATCGAGACAGGCAAAGGGCTGAAAGTGCAAACGGACAAACCCCACCTGGTGAGCCTGGGCAGTGGGCGACTCAGCACAGCCATCACCCTCCTGCCGCTGGAGGAAG GGAGGACGGTGATTGGCTCTGCAGCCAGAGACATCTCACTACAGGGCCCAGGCCTGGCTCCAGAGCACTGCTACATCGAGAACCTGCGGGGCACCCTCACCCTCTACCCCTGTGGCAATGCCTGCACTATTGATGGGCTCCCTGTCCGGCAGCCTACCCGGCTCACTCAGG GCTGCATGTTGTGCCTGGGTCAGTCCACCTTCCTTCGCTTTAACCACCCGGCTGAAGCCAAGTGGATGAAAAGCATGATTCCAGCAGGGGGCCGAGCCCCTGGGCCCCCCTACAGCCCTGTTCCTG CAGAATCAGAAAGTCTGGTAAATGGGAACCACACCCCACAGACTGCAACACGGGGACCCTCTGCCTGTGCCAGCCACAGTTCCCTGGTGAGCTCTATTGAGAAGGACCTGCAAGAGATCATGGACTCACTGGTGCTAGAGGAGCCTGGAGCTGCTGGCAAGAAGCCTGCCGCAACCTCTCCACTGTCACCGATGGCTAATGGTGGGCGCTACCTGCTGTCTCCCCCAACCAGCCCCGGCGCCATGTCTGTGGGCTCCAGCTATGAGAACACCTCTCCAGCCTTCTCTCCACTCTCTTCACCAGCCAGCAGTGGAAGCTGTGCCAGTCACTCACCCAGTGGGCAAGAGCCAGGACCTTCTGTGCCCCCGCTGGTACCTGCCCGTTCCTCCAGCTACCATCTGGCCCTACAGCCCCCACAGTCCCGCCCAAGTGGTGCTCGCTCCGAGAGTCCTCGGCTGAGCAGGAAAGGGGGCCATGAGAGgcctcccagccctggcctccgGGGTCTGCTGACAGACAGCCCTGCAGCTACTGTCTTGGCGGAGGCCCGGAGAGCCACTGAGAGCCCCCGGCTGGGTGGGCAGCTGCCTGTGGTGGCCATCAGCCTGAGTGAATACCCAGCTTCTGGTGCTCTCAGTCAACCCACCAGCATTCCTGGCAGCCCCAAGTTTCAGCCTCCAGTCCCTGCTCCCCGAAACAAGATTGGCACACTCCAGGACCGCCCTCCCAGCCCTTTCCGTGAGCCTCCAGGCAGTGAGCGGGTGCTAACAACCAGCCCCTCACGCCAACTGGTGGGCCGAACATTTTCAGATGGGTTAGCCACCCGTACCCTGCAGCCTCCTGAGAGTCCCCGCCTGGGCCGGCGGGGCCTGGACAGTATGCGAGAACTACCCCCCTTAAGTCCATCTCTGTCCCGGCGAGCTCTCTCCCCGCTGCCCACCCGGACCACCCCAGATCCCAAGCTAAACAGGGAAGTGGCAGAGAGTCCTCGGCCCCGGCGCTGGGCAGCCCATGGGGCTTCACCAGAGGACTTCTCCCTGACGCTGGGGGCACGGGGCCGTAGGACACGGAGCCCCTCACCCACACTGGGTGAGTCTCTGGCACCCCACAAGGGCAGCTTCAGTGGCAGGCTGAGCCCAGCCTACAGTCTGGGCTCTCTTACTGGGGCTTCACCCTGCCAGAGTCCCTGTGTCCAGAGGAAGCTCTCCAGCGGGGACTTGCGGGTGCCTGTCACAAGGGAGCGGAAAAATAGCATCACAGAGATCAGTGACAATGAGGACGACCTCCTGGAGTACCACCGGCGACAGCGCCAAGAGCGGCTCCGGGAGCAGGAGATGGAGAGGCTG GAACGCCAGCGCCTGGAGACCATCCTGAACCTGTGTGCCGAATACAGCCGGGCTGATGGGGGACCTGAGGCTGGGGAGCTTCCCAGCATTGGGGAGGCCACCGCAGCATTGGCACTGGCAGGCCGGAGGCCCTCACGAGGCCTTGCAGGGGCCTCTGGGCGGAGCAGCGAGGAGCCTGGCGTTGCCACCCAACGCCTATGGGAGAGTATGGAGCGCTCAGATGAGGAAAATCTCAAGGAGGAGTGCAGCAGCACTGAGAGCACCCAGCAGGAG CACGAAGATGCACCTAGCACCAAGCTCCAGGGAGAGGTGCTAGCCCTGGAAGAAGAGCGGGCTCAGGTGCTGGGGCACGTGGAGCAGCTCAAGGTCCGTGTGAAGGAGCTAGAGCAGCAGCTGCAGGAGTCAGCCCGAGAG GCCGAAATGGAGCGGGCACTgctgcagggagagagggaggcagagcgGGCACTGCTGCAGAAGGAGCAGAAGGCAGTGGATCAGCTGCAGGAGAAGCTGGTGGCCTTGGAGACAGGCATCCAGAAGGAGAGGGACAAG GAGAGGGCGGAGCTGGCCGCGGGACGGAGGCACCTGGAGGCCCGCCAGGCGCTCTACGCCGAGCTCCAGACGCAGCTCGATAACTGCCCCGAGTCAGTGCGGGAACAGTTACAGGAGCAGCTGAGAAGG GAGGCAGAGGCCCTGGAGACTGAGACAAAGCTCTTTGAGGACTTGGAGTTCCAGCAGTTGGAGCGGGAGAGCCGCGTGGAGGAGGAGCGCGAGCTGGCCGGCCAGGGGCTGCTCCGGAGCAAGGCTGAGCTGCTCCGCAGCATCGCCAAGAGGAAG GAGCGCCTGGCCATCCTGGACAGTCAGGCTGGGCAGATCCGGGCTCAGGCCGTGCAGGAATCAGAACGCCTGGCCCGGGACAAGAATGCCTCCTTACAGCTGCTGCAAAAG GAGAAGGAGAAGCTGACTGTGCTGGAAAGGAGATACCACTCACTCACAGGGGGCAGGCCTTTCCCGAAGACCACATCGACCCTCAAAGAG GCCGAGCTGCTCATCTCCGAGTCCTCAGAGATGGGGCTGGGGACTAAGGCTCTGGGCCTTTTCCCAGGGTCTTCTCAGGCTGGGGCCTCCTCTGTCTCTTTAACCCCACCTGCTTCCACTCTTCTctgccccaaagcacaagag TACGTGATGCTTGAGCAGCTAAAGGTGATGCGGGGCACCTCGCCCATGCCCCCAGCCCCTGTGCCAGGCCTTTCTCCCTgggcctccgcctcccgggaccTGGTTCCCACCACCTGCCTTCCTCCCATGCTGCCCTCCTCCTCGTTCGCTTCCATCACGCCTTCACCTAAG ATGGAGAAGCTGCTGCTCCCTGCTGTAGACTTAGAGCAGTGGTACCAGGAGCTGATGGCCGGGCTGGGGACTGGCCCCGCTGCAGCCTCCCCTCACTCTTCTCCCCCGCCTCTGCCCGCCAAAGCTTCCCGTCAGCTGCAG GTTTACCGCTCCAAGATGGATGGCGAGGCCACCAGCCCCCTTCCCCGGACCCGCAGcggccccctcccctcctcctctggctcttcctcctcctcctcccagctcaGCGTGGCTACCCTGGGGCGTAGCCCCTCCCCAAAG AGCGCTCTACTCACCCAGAATGGCACGGGCAGCCTTCCTCGCAACCTGGCAGCCACACTGCAGGACATCGAGACCAAGCGCCAACTAGCTCTGCAGCAGAAGG GACAACAAGTGATTGAAGAGCAGCGGCGGCGACTGGCTGAGCTGAAGCAGAAAGCGGCAGCTGAGGCACAGTGCCAGTGGGATGCCCTTCACGGGGCAGCACCCTTCCCAGCGGGCCCCTCGGGCTTCCCCCCTCTCATGCACCACTCTATCCTACACCACCTGCCTGCGGGGCGGGAGCGTGGGGAGGAGGGTGAGCACGCCTATGATACGCTGAGTCTGGAGAGCTCTGACAGCATGGAGACCAGCATCTCCACCGGGGGCAACTCGGCCTGCTCCCCTGACAACATGTCCAG cGCGAGTGGTCTGGACATGGGGAAGATCGAGGAGATGGAGAAGATGCTGAAAGAGGCTCATGCAGAGAAGAACCGGCTCATGGAGTCGAGG GAGCGGGAGATGGAGCTGCGGCGGCAGGCCCTGGAGGAGGAGCGGCGGAGGCGTGAGCAGGTAGAACGGAGGCTGCAGAGTGAGAGTGCCCGGAGGCAGCAGCTGGTCGAGAAGGAGGTCAAGATGCGGGAGAAACAATTTTCCCAG GCACGACCCCTGACCCGCTACCTGCCAATCCGGAAGGAGGACTTTGACCTGAAGACACATATTGAGTCATCGGGCCATGGTGTTGATACCTGCCTGCACGTGGTGCTCAGCAGCAAG GTCTGCCGTGGCTACTTGGTCAAGATGGGCGGCAAGATTAAATCATGGAAGAAGCGCTGGTTTGTCTTCGACCGGCTCAAGCGCACCCTTTCCTATTATGTGG